The Aliiroseovarius pelagivivens genome contains a region encoding:
- a CDS encoding ATP-binding cassette domain-containing protein — MTDAVVLEDVDLSYGSRAVLSQFSLRLDQGSFTALLGPNGAGKSTIFNLIAGLILPDQGDVRVVGQSMSQTRAGLRDVGMVFQQSALDPELSVVQNLRYFAGLHGMKKPTERIAELLAQFGLEGREKSSVRDLNGGHRRRLEIARALLPRPKILLLDEPTTGLDPASKQAIVEAVHDMSAQGVTVLWITHLLDELWPEDDVIVLQSGMIVSRGAFAELGGAEGLSQHYASNERPQL; from the coding sequence ATGACCGACGCCGTTGTCCTGGAAGACGTGGACCTAAGCTATGGATCCCGAGCTGTTCTATCGCAGTTTTCGCTGCGATTGGATCAGGGTTCGTTCACGGCACTTCTGGGGCCGAACGGCGCCGGGAAATCGACGATTTTCAACCTAATTGCGGGCCTAATACTGCCGGACCAAGGTGATGTGCGTGTAGTCGGGCAATCCATGTCTCAAACACGTGCAGGTTTGCGCGATGTTGGCATGGTGTTTCAGCAATCCGCATTAGATCCCGAATTATCTGTTGTTCAGAATTTGCGCTACTTCGCTGGGTTGCACGGGATGAAGAAACCCACGGAGCGAATTGCAGAGCTTCTCGCGCAATTCGGTCTTGAGGGGCGCGAGAAAAGCTCTGTGCGCGATTTGAATGGCGGGCATCGTCGTCGATTGGAAATTGCCCGCGCGCTGCTGCCCAGACCTAAGATCCTACTGCTGGACGAACCCACAACCGGGCTTGATCCCGCATCCAAGCAAGCCATCGTTGAAGCTGTTCATGACATGAGCGCACAGGGTGTGACAGTTCTTTGGATCACCCATTTGCTTGATGAGCTTTGGCCCGAAGACGATGTTATTGTCTTGCAGTCCGGTATGATCGTAAGCCGCGGCGCATTTGCGGAACTTGGGGGTGCGGAAGGACTTTCCCAGCACTATGCGAGCAACGAAAGACCGCAGCTATGA
- a CDS encoding ABC transporter permease, protein MTCLKAIIIRELLRFLHQRERFLAALVRPLVWLFIFGAGFRAALGLSIIPPYETYIRYETYIVPGLCAMIVLFNAMQSSLSMVYDREVGSMRLLLTAPVPRWWILMAKLLASAFVSVLQCVVFLAIAWVFDIRMQWGGYLAVLPALFLVGLMLGSMGLFLSAMITRLQNFAGVMNFVIFPMFFLSTALYPLWQMQENAPHIATAVVWNPFTYAVELIRFALYLRLEPVALLCVCVCTVGFFFLCLRGYDPRKSFLRAKVD, encoded by the coding sequence ATGACATGTTTGAAAGCCATCATCATCCGCGAGTTGCTGCGCTTTTTGCACCAGCGCGAAAGGTTTCTCGCCGCGCTTGTCCGCCCTCTGGTCTGGCTCTTTATCTTCGGGGCAGGGTTTCGCGCAGCACTCGGTCTGTCGATCATTCCGCCCTACGAGACCTATATTCGGTATGAAACCTATATCGTCCCCGGACTGTGCGCGATGATTGTGCTTTTCAATGCGATGCAATCCTCACTTTCAATGGTCTATGATCGGGAAGTGGGATCTATGCGCCTTCTTCTCACCGCGCCGGTTCCGCGCTGGTGGATCCTGATGGCAAAGCTTCTGGCAAGTGCATTCGTATCGGTCCTGCAATGCGTCGTGTTTCTCGCAATCGCTTGGGTGTTTGACATTCGTATGCAATGGGGCGGTTACCTTGCAGTATTGCCCGCTCTGTTCCTGGTCGGGCTGATGTTAGGATCCATGGGGCTATTTCTGTCCGCCATGATCACCAGACTTCAGAACTTCGCAGGCGTTATGAACTTCGTCATCTTCCCGATGTTCTTTCTGTCCACGGCGCTTTACCCGCTTTGGCAGATGCAGGAAAACGCGCCACATATCGCAACGGCGGTTGTTTGGAACCCGTTTACCTACGCGGTTGAACTGATCCGTTTTGCACTCTACTTGCGGCTGGAGCCAGTCGCATTGTTGTGTGTGTGTGTGTGCACGGTTGGCTTCTTCTTTCTGTGCCTGCGGGGCTATGATCCCAGAAAGTCGTTTCTTCGGGCGAAAGTTGACTAG